One window from the genome of Bartonella sp. WD16.2 encodes:
- a CDS encoding carboxypeptidase regulatory-like domain-containing protein: MSIFTKILRHILWLAIIPVLLIWSGSAFSEEKELQNYKQEQAITSTIHSEDHEQEVLLSPAKLILNARLTRNGENITKGLVWRIYAPILGIDNKLPLIATFEGGSAHFDLEAGSYLVHVSFGHASMVDQVNLKNGQEFVKNFNLNAGGIIFNSTLLNGTVNEKELYFTIYKDAEENDDTGVILSNVKPQSIVRLKTGHYHVVSHYGSVNAITRSDIQVDAGKIIEVTFQHQAAQIVLKLVRQEGGEALADTSWSITNESGDIVYEAVGAYVSFVLAEGDYIAIAKNKDQIYQKVFSVVSGRDEDINVIANTQNIQKFDETIN; this comes from the coding sequence ATGAGCATATTTACAAAAATATTACGTCATATTTTATGGTTGGCTATAATACCTGTTTTGTTGATTTGGAGTGGTAGTGCTTTTTCTGAGGAAAAAGAGCTTCAAAACTATAAACAAGAGCAAGCAATAACTTCCACTATACACTCTGAAGATCATGAACAGGAAGTTTTACTTTCTCCGGCCAAATTGATACTTAATGCTCGATTAACTCGTAATGGTGAAAATATTACAAAAGGATTAGTATGGCGTATTTATGCACCTATCTTGGGAATTGATAATAAATTACCACTAATCGCGACTTTTGAGGGTGGTAGCGCACATTTTGATTTAGAAGCGGGGAGTTATCTTGTTCATGTGTCATTTGGTCATGCAAGTATGGTAGATCAGGTAAATTTAAAAAATGGGCAAGAGTTCGTCAAAAATTTTAATCTTAATGCTGGTGGTATTATTTTTAATAGTACACTGCTTAATGGTACGGTTAACGAAAAGGAATTATATTTTACTATTTATAAAGATGCAGAGGAAAATGATGATACGGGCGTTATCTTGTCGAATGTGAAACCTCAATCGATTGTACGTTTAAAAACTGGTCATTACCACGTTGTTTCTCATTATGGTTCGGTTAATGCCATAACACGTTCAGATATCCAAGTAGATGCGGGCAAAATTATTGAGGTAACTTTTCAACATCAAGCAGCTCAGATTGTATTAAAGTTGGTTCGTCAAGAAGGAGGAGAGGCGTTGGCAGATACAAGTTGGTCGATTACTAATGAGTCTGGTGATATTGTTTATGAAGCAGTTGGGGCTTATGTTTCATTTGTGTTGGCTGAAGGTGATTATATTGCGATTGCTAAAAATAAAGATCAAATTTATCAAAAGGTTTTTTCAGTAGTTTCTGGTCGAGATGAAGATATAAATGTCATAGCAAATACCCAAAATATACAGAAATTTGATGAAACAATAAATTGA
- a CDS encoding HesB/IscA family protein — MSVKISDFAAKRIAQILSSKPDKIALRISVEGGGCSGFSYKYDLVSESRKDDLVIKKDGAVILIDSLSLPFMRGAEIDFVDNLMEQSFQIHNPNAASSCGCGVSFSI, encoded by the coding sequence ATGAGTGTAAAAATATCAGATTTTGCTGCTAAGCGGATTGCACAGATACTTTCGAGTAAACCTGATAAAATAGCATTACGAATTTCTGTTGAAGGTGGTGGGTGTTCAGGATTTTCGTATAAATATGATTTAGTTTCTGAAAGTAGAAAAGACGATCTCGTTATAAAAAAAGATGGAGCGGTTATATTGATTGATTCACTCTCTCTTCCTTTCATGAGAGGAGCAGAAATTGATTTTGTTGATAATCTCATGGAGCAATCTTTTCAAATTCATAACCCCAATGCTGCCTCGTCATGTGGTTGTGGTGTTAGTTTTTCAATTTAG
- a CDS encoding deoxyguanosinetriphosphate triphosphohydrolase, which yields MDNNTNFNYQSRAIYSTNPQRSRGRLFNEAISATRTPFQRDRDRIIHSNAFRRLKHKTQVFIADESDHYRTRLTHSIEVSQIARTLARALYLDEDLAEAIALVHDFGHTPFGHAGEDALNEAMEPYGSFDHNAQALRIVTKLEHRYANFDGLNLSWETLEGLVKHNGPLLGPYSSNKNVPIDILQYNTQQDLELDCFAGLEAQCAAIADDIAYNAHDIDDGLRAHFLTINQFENISLTASLLHNIEQEYPQLDQTRRGYELVRRQITVMVEDVIKQSQENLALIKPESVDDIHQAGQTIITFSPTMAIQEKQLKDFLFKNLYYHDQVFTRRNAAKRIIQKLFDCYYKNPELMPENWCNKTIHLTNQELARLIADFLSGMTDHYALREYHRLFDHTDDFV from the coding sequence ATGGATAATAATACCAATTTCAATTACCAATCTCGAGCAATATATAGCACAAATCCACAAAGAAGCCGTGGTAGATTATTTAATGAAGCTATAAGTGCCACACGTACACCTTTTCAACGAGATAGAGACCGTATTATCCACTCTAATGCATTTCGACGTCTTAAACATAAAACCCAAGTGTTTATTGCCGATGAAAGTGATCATTATCGTACTCGCCTTACCCATTCGATCGAAGTTTCCCAAATCGCACGTACATTAGCGCGTGCATTATATCTCGATGAAGATCTTGCTGAAGCTATTGCTCTTGTGCACGACTTTGGGCATACGCCTTTTGGACATGCAGGAGAAGATGCTCTTAATGAAGCAATGGAACCTTATGGCAGTTTTGATCATAACGCACAAGCATTACGTATTGTTACAAAGCTTGAACACCGTTACGCAAACTTTGATGGACTAAATCTCTCTTGGGAAACACTTGAAGGACTTGTGAAACATAATGGACCTCTTTTAGGCCCTTATTCTTCCAATAAAAATGTCCCTATTGATATTTTGCAATATAATACACAACAAGATCTTGAACTTGACTGTTTTGCTGGATTAGAAGCACAATGCGCTGCCATTGCTGATGATATTGCCTACAATGCTCATGACATTGATGATGGTTTACGTGCACATTTTCTAACAATTAATCAATTCGAAAATATTTCGCTCACTGCTTCACTATTACATAATATTGAACAAGAATATCCACAGCTTGACCAAACTCGGCGTGGTTATGAACTGGTGCGCAGACAAATAACAGTCATGGTTGAGGATGTTATAAAACAATCACAAGAAAACTTAGCACTCATAAAACCTGAAAGTGTAGACGACATTCATCAGGCAGGACAAACTATTATTACTTTTTCTCCCACAATGGCTATTCAAGAAAAACAGTTAAAGGATTTTTTATTTAAAAATCTTTACTATCATGACCAAGTCTTTACGCGTCGAAATGCAGCAAAACGCATTATACAAAAATTATTTGATTGTTATTATAAAAATCCAGAACTTATGCCTGAAAATTGGTGCAACAAGACAATTCATTTAACAAATCAGGAATTGGCGCGTCTCATTGCTGACTTTCTATCAGGTATGACCGATCACTATGCACTGCGTGAATACCACCGACTATTTGACCATACAGATGATTTCGTTTAA
- the argS gene encoding arginine--tRNA ligase, producing MNIFKSFEKKIKELIELSDIKGKNRETLDLSKVTVDPPRDPSHGHLSTNAAMVLAKFVGLNPRILAEKIIELLKNDQSIECINVAGPGFINIKLTKLFWQDVLKSMIEVGTAYGRSQIGQGKRVNVEYVSANPTGPMHVGHCRGAVIGDVLSNLLQFVGYNVTKEYYINDAGGQVEVLAHSVLLRYRQALGQTINEIPEGLYPGEYLIPLGQSLAQEFGDQLLTIDKSEALSIVKERAIDAMMTMIRDDLSALNIHHDVFFSERMLYADNAQAIRSAINDLTLNGYIYKGTLSPPKGKIVEDWEPHEQTLFRSTDVGDDQDRVLIKSDGSYTYFAADIAYFRDKFNRHFDEMIYILGADHTGYVKRLEAVAKAISGDKAKLAVFLCQLVKLFRNGQPVRMSKREGSFVTLRDVVEEVGCDPVRFMMLYRKCEAPLDFDFTKVTEQSKDNPIFYVQYASARCYSVFRQAQENMHIDNLSSNIMIPYLDRLIDDSEISLIRKLAEYPRIIEQTVIHKEPHRLAFYLYDLASNFHGHWNKGNDNPNLRFTKLKDKELSLARLGLIQAVMNILSSGLQIVGIKASTEMR from the coding sequence ATGAACATCTTTAAAAGTTTCGAAAAAAAAATTAAAGAATTAATCGAGCTGTCTGATATAAAAGGAAAAAATAGAGAAACTTTAGATTTATCAAAAGTTACTGTTGATCCCCCACGAGATCCTTCGCATGGTCATCTGTCAACCAATGCAGCTATGGTGCTTGCGAAATTTGTTGGACTTAATCCACGCATACTTGCAGAAAAAATTATAGAACTTCTAAAAAATGACCAATCTATTGAATGCATTAATGTTGCTGGTCCTGGATTTATTAATATCAAACTGACGAAATTATTCTGGCAAGACGTGTTAAAATCAATGATTGAGGTAGGTACAGCCTATGGTCGTAGCCAAATAGGACAGGGTAAACGAGTCAATGTTGAGTATGTTTCTGCAAATCCAACAGGTCCAATGCACGTCGGACATTGCAGAGGTGCCGTTATTGGAGATGTTCTTTCTAATTTGCTTCAATTTGTTGGCTATAATGTCACTAAAGAATATTACATTAATGATGCCGGTGGGCAAGTTGAAGTACTAGCGCATTCTGTTTTGTTGCGCTACCGCCAAGCGCTTGGGCAAACAATCAATGAAATTCCAGAAGGGCTTTATCCTGGTGAATATCTGATACCATTAGGACAATCACTTGCTCAAGAATTTGGTGACCAATTACTTACTATAGATAAATCTGAGGCTTTATCTATAGTAAAAGAGCGTGCAATTGACGCAATGATGACTATGATTCGCGATGATTTATCTGCTTTGAACATTCATCATGACGTTTTTTTTTCCGAACGAATGCTTTATGCTGATAATGCGCAAGCCATTCGCAGTGCAATCAATGATCTTACTTTAAATGGTTATATCTATAAAGGTACACTCTCTCCACCAAAAGGGAAAATCGTAGAAGATTGGGAACCACATGAGCAAACTTTGTTCCGTTCAACTGATGTTGGTGATGATCAAGACCGTGTTTTGATTAAATCTGATGGTTCTTATACTTATTTTGCCGCTGACATTGCTTATTTTCGTGATAAATTTAACCGCCATTTTGACGAGATGATTTATATTCTAGGTGCAGATCACACCGGATACGTGAAACGATTAGAAGCAGTAGCAAAAGCAATTTCTGGAGATAAAGCCAAACTGGCCGTTTTCTTATGCCAATTAGTAAAACTCTTTCGTAACGGTCAACCTGTACGTATGTCCAAAAGAGAAGGGTCGTTTGTTACCCTGCGCGATGTTGTAGAAGAAGTTGGTTGTGATCCGGTGCGTTTTATGATGCTTTATCGTAAATGTGAAGCTCCTCTTGATTTTGACTTTACAAAAGTAACAGAACAATCAAAAGATAATCCTATTTTTTATGTGCAATATGCAAGTGCACGTTGTTACTCAGTCTTTCGTCAAGCGCAAGAAAACATGCATATCGACAACCTTTCAAGCAATATAATGATTCCCTATCTTGACAGGTTAATAGATGATAGTGAAATATCATTAATACGTAAACTTGCTGAATATCCACGTATCATTGAGCAAACTGTAATTCATAAAGAGCCGCATCGATTAGCATTTTATCTCTATGATCTTGCTTCAAACTTCCACGGACATTGGAATAAAGGTAATGATAATCCTAATTTACGCTTTACAAAACTTAAAGATAAAGAATTATCTTTGGCTAGATTAGGTTTGATTCAAGCTGTCATGAATATTTTATCATCAGGACTTCAAATTGTCGGAATAAAAGCATCAACAGAAATGCGTTGA
- a CDS encoding SPOR domain-containing protein, which translates to MSDNNRKNLQKEQQDHNQRDSVEEFTQILNSDLQNKNQNSHHIHSSLESDSSIPQTLFQNNDFDLPFLEDNFENNSLGELSLNNQNEQWNSQSNVNNPASINTPPLTHNHSEKNSPFSEGMHSYSPHNDEEQILEALSPLPIQKNEGLQDKTAQTNIDSFFETDNLNTNLENFFLDEVDEQNENTITKKAYEETEAFLQTNAQQPTTNNTQSDYNDKQSGHHTPVNSPYEMRVNQQNLGNNYYDGGFLKQEDKTAKIAEYKDTQTQYSKNNINTTEDISHQNSASEIWNNQNNLNDTQTKNFFLDGHFHNDNPPPEVDTYKFADEIVEKTEPIMASKILYEAPKYDVPADNLQKEFSEVFNVGNIFSEDFLQQQQNDSLNEISHRTKQDPEESSPINTLQQSVNYSSFENKEQSFPPLANNSQHKSADELPTHVLATSYLKNFIKKSFIKGIILFILIAISAFSYFRFFISPSENKNPLIIHADNTPFKVKPETTETKNSVIHNLNIYNQKISKGETQESTQQSLVDSSETPENLTALNEKAPENKEAFENEKVLENTSSHDEPNIEDAITEALDHTVPTREVQTVIVKADGTMVLTSAHQTNKKLTNQSKASTNQSEIINQFANQPQDNSTASLQSSNINNKQTEDSSATNIDTIIAESASIPDDEKKTKDSFIPVPLSVKPNLTAQTHRGDRSNLSTQVTTQNSENYYVQLASHPTSELAENSLRKLKSKFGSLIGERPFNIQSTVIPEKGTYYRVRIQTQNRNEAINLCEDIKISGGNCFVTR; encoded by the coding sequence ATGAGCGATAATAATCGCAAAAATTTGCAGAAAGAACAACAAGATCACAACCAGCGTGATTCTGTGGAAGAGTTTACGCAAATTTTAAATTCAGACTTACAAAATAAAAATCAAAATTCTCATCATATTCACTCTTCGTTAGAATCTGATTCCTCAATACCTCAAACTCTATTCCAAAATAATGATTTTGACCTTCCCTTTTTAGAAGACAATTTTGAAAATAATTCACTGGGTGAATTGTCACTTAACAATCAAAACGAGCAATGGAATTCACAATCAAATGTTAACAATCCAGCTTCAATAAATACCCCCCCCCTTACTCATAATCACTCAGAAAAAAATAGTCCTTTTTCTGAAGGAATGCATTCTTATTCTCCCCATAATGATGAAGAACAAATCTTAGAAGCACTTTCCCCATTACCCATTCAGAAGAATGAAGGGTTACAAGATAAAACGGCACAAACTAATATCGACTCTTTTTTTGAAACAGATAATTTAAACACAAATTTAGAAAATTTTTTTCTTGATGAGGTAGACGAACAAAATGAAAATACAATCACTAAAAAAGCATATGAAGAAACTGAAGCTTTTTTACAAACAAACGCACAACAGCCCACAACTAACAATACACAATCAGACTATAATGACAAGCAAAGCGGTCATCATACACCTGTAAATTCTCCTTATGAGATGCGGGTTAATCAACAAAATTTGGGTAATAATTATTATGATGGTGGATTCTTAAAGCAAGAAGACAAAACTGCAAAAATTGCAGAATATAAAGATACGCAAACCCAATATTCTAAAAACAATATAAACACTACTGAAGATATTTCTCATCAAAACAGTGCGAGTGAAATTTGGAATAATCAAAATAATTTAAATGACACACAAACAAAAAATTTTTTTCTAGATGGGCATTTTCACAATGATAATCCTCCTCCAGAGGTTGACACTTATAAATTTGCAGATGAAATCGTAGAAAAAACTGAACCAATTATGGCTTCAAAAATTCTTTATGAAGCGCCCAAATATGATGTACCTGCTGATAATCTTCAAAAAGAATTTTCTGAAGTATTCAATGTAGGAAATATCTTTTCAGAAGATTTTTTACAGCAGCAACAAAATGACTCTCTTAACGAAATTTCTCATCGCACTAAGCAAGATCCAGAGGAAAGTTCACCCATAAACACCTTGCAACAGAGTGTTAACTATTCTTCTTTTGAAAACAAAGAACAATCTTTCCCTCCTCTTGCCAACAATTCACAACATAAATCTGCAGACGAATTACCTACCCATGTATTGGCAACTTCATATTTGAAAAATTTTATTAAAAAAAGCTTTATTAAAGGTATTATTCTTTTTATTCTGATTGCAATTAGTGCTTTTAGCTATTTTCGCTTTTTTATATCACCAAGTGAAAATAAAAACCCGCTCATTATTCATGCCGACAACACGCCTTTTAAAGTCAAACCAGAAACAACTGAAACTAAAAATAGTGTTATTCATAATTTAAATATTTACAATCAAAAAATCAGTAAAGGCGAAACACAAGAAAGCACACAACAATCTCTCGTTGACAGTTCTGAAACGCCTGAAAATTTAACAGCGTTAAATGAGAAAGCACCTGAAAATAAGGAAGCATTCGAAAATGAGAAGGTACTTGAAAATACTTCTTCTCATGATGAACCCAATATTGAAGATGCAATTACAGAAGCGCTCGACCATACCGTACCAACACGAGAAGTTCAAACTGTTATTGTAAAAGCAGATGGTACAATGGTACTTACTTCAGCTCATCAGACAAATAAAAAGCTCACAAATCAGTCTAAAGCATCCACTAATCAATCTGAAATAATTAATCAATTTGCTAATCAACCTCAAGATAATTCTACAGCTTCTTTGCAATCGTCCAACATCAACAATAAGCAAACAGAAGATAGTTCCGCAACAAATATTGACACAATTATCGCAGAAAGTGCTTCTATTCCTGATGATGAAAAGAAAACTAAAGATTCATTCATACCAGTGCCTTTATCTGTAAAACCTAACTTAACTGCACAAACACACAGAGGTGATCGTTCAAATCTATCGACTCAAGTAACGACACAAAACTCAGAAAACTACTATGTACAACTTGCATCACACCCAACATCTGAATTGGCTGAAAATTCTTTGAGAAAATTAAAATCTAAATTTGGATCTCTTATTGGTGAACGTCCTTTTAATATTCAATCCACTGTTATACCAGAAAAAGGGACCTATTATCGTGTCCGTATTCAAACTCAAAATCGTAATGAAGCTATAAATCTCTGTGAAGACATCAAAATCTCTGGCGGAAATTGCTTCGTCACACGCTAA
- a CDS encoding branched-chain amino acid aminotransferase has protein sequence MTSFTSSLPFKIEKHPSPLSNEKREEILKNPGFGQFFTDHMGIIQWTEKKGWHNAIISQYKSLEINPASTVLHYAQGIFEGLKAYRAKDGRILLFRPDVNAQRFAESAKRLAMPELPKDIFLDAINQLVKIDQKWVFDHPNVSLYLRPFMFGNESFLKVRPSREYIFCIIASPVESYFTREKTVSVWLETEYSRSGPGGTGAAKCSGNYAAGLLAQNNAIKNNCSQVLFLDMIEHKWIEELGGMNICFIMANNTLVTPALNGTILSGITRDSILKLAQQMNLTIEERPYSFESLKEDAKNGKLKEAFACGTAAVIASIGRFKYKGGEFTIGNETIGDITAKLHAQLIGIQKGNIEDKNGWVHPVQLT, from the coding sequence ATGACTTCTTTTACATCATCTCTCCCATTTAAAATAGAAAAACATCCATCACCTCTATCAAATGAAAAACGAGAAGAAATTTTAAAAAATCCTGGTTTTGGTCAATTTTTTACAGATCATATGGGTATTATTCAATGGACTGAAAAGAAAGGTTGGCATAATGCCATTATTTCTCAATACAAATCTCTAGAGATTAATCCTGCAAGCACCGTTTTGCACTATGCTCAAGGGATTTTTGAAGGCTTGAAAGCATATCGTGCAAAAGATGGACGTATTTTATTATTTCGTCCTGATGTAAATGCACAACGTTTTGCAGAATCTGCCAAACGATTAGCTATGCCTGAGCTACCAAAGGATATCTTTTTAGATGCTATCAATCAATTAGTGAAAATTGATCAAAAATGGGTTTTTGATCATCCAAATGTTAGCCTCTATTTACGCCCATTCATGTTTGGTAATGAAAGCTTCTTAAAAGTCCGCCCTTCCCGAGAATATATTTTTTGCATCATAGCATCTCCAGTTGAGTCATATTTTACAAGAGAAAAAACCGTTAGTGTATGGCTTGAAACAGAATATAGCCGCTCTGGTCCAGGTGGTACGGGAGCTGCTAAATGTAGTGGAAATTATGCAGCAGGTTTACTTGCACAAAATAACGCAATTAAAAATAATTGTAGTCAAGTGCTGTTCCTTGATATGATTGAACATAAGTGGATTGAAGAACTTGGTGGTATGAATATTTGCTTTATTATGGCAAATAATACTCTTGTAACACCTGCATTAAATGGCACCATTCTTTCAGGAATAACGCGTGATTCAATTTTGAAGTTAGCGCAACAAATGAATCTAACAATAGAAGAGCGTCCTTACTCTTTTGAATCTCTAAAAGAAGACGCTAAAAATGGTAAACTTAAAGAAGCTTTTGCTTGTGGTACTGCTGCTGTTATCGCATCAATTGGACGATTTAAATATAAAGGGGGAGAATTTACCATTGGAAATGAAACAATTGGCGACATTACAGCAAAACTTCACGCACAACTAATTGGCATTCAAAAAGGAAATATAGAAGACAAAAATGGCTGGGTGCATCCTGTTCAACTCACTTAA
- the glpX gene encoding class II fructose-bisphosphatase — MPKVTQNILNGLDRILTLELVRVTECAAVAAARLRGRGDEKAADQAAVDAMRQELNHLPINGTVVIGEGERDEAPMLYIGEKVGLRTGPEVDIALDPLEGTTICAKNLANSLAVIAIAEKGNLLYAPDVYMQKIAIGPGYPKGLVDIDAEPADNIYALAKAKGVAVDQITVCIMDRPRHTELVSKVRATGAAIHLIGDGDVAGVIHTTDPDETGIDIYMGIGGAPEGVLAAAALRCIGGQMQGRLKLDTEEKIARAAKMGISDPNKAYTMEEMAKGDVLFSATGVTDGNMLSGVKFTRNYIQTETIVMRSCTGTIRNIKTQHKTQSKFS, encoded by the coding sequence ATGCCCAAAGTAACTCAAAATATCTTAAATGGACTTGATCGTATTTTAACGCTTGAATTAGTTCGTGTAACTGAATGTGCTGCTGTTGCAGCGGCACGTTTACGAGGGCGTGGTGATGAAAAGGCAGCTGATCAAGCTGCTGTGGATGCAATGCGTCAGGAACTTAATCATCTACCTATTAATGGTACGGTTGTGATTGGTGAAGGTGAACGCGATGAAGCTCCTATGCTTTATATCGGAGAAAAAGTAGGGCTTCGTACTGGGCCAGAAGTTGATATTGCACTTGATCCACTTGAGGGAACTACAATTTGCGCTAAAAATTTAGCTAATTCGCTTGCAGTAATTGCGATTGCTGAAAAAGGTAACTTACTTTATGCTCCGGATGTTTATATGCAAAAAATTGCTATTGGTCCTGGTTATCCGAAGGGTTTGGTTGATATAGATGCTGAGCCTGCAGATAATATTTATGCTCTTGCAAAGGCTAAAGGAGTGGCTGTTGATCAAATTACTGTCTGCATTATGGACCGGCCTCGCCACACAGAATTGGTTAGTAAAGTACGTGCAACTGGTGCAGCGATCCATTTGATTGGTGATGGTGATGTTGCTGGTGTTATTCATACAACTGATCCAGATGAAACAGGTATTGATATTTACATGGGGATTGGTGGAGCACCAGAAGGGGTGTTAGCTGCGGCAGCTTTGCGTTGTATTGGTGGGCAAATGCAAGGGCGTTTAAAACTTGATACAGAAGAAAAAATTGCACGCGCTGCCAAAATGGGAATTAGTGATCCCAATAAAGCTTATACAATGGAGGAAATGGCAAAGGGTGATGTCTTATTTTCTGCAACAGGTGTGACTGATGGCAATATGCTTTCTGGTGTTAAATTTACACGCAATTATATTCAGACAGAAACTATTGTGATGCGCTCATGTACGGGCACGATCCGTAATATCAAGACACAACACAAAACCCAATCAAAATTTAGTTGA